Proteins encoded in a region of the Micropterus dolomieu isolate WLL.071019.BEF.003 ecotype Adirondacks linkage group LG09, ASM2129224v1, whole genome shotgun sequence genome:
- the dazl gene encoding deleted in azoospermia-like isoform X1 — protein sequence MDIHKPRSSNQTSPSLKLSNGYILPEGKLTPNALFVGGIDMKVDENEMRDFFARYGAVKEVKIITYRGGICKGYGFVYFSEDVNIQSIIEQQISFKGRKLKLGPAIMKERSSRSMPSRLVGPAPWMSPTQYFYCTCCSPMGGGIAQPSPILSGGSPYSQPYSYSNFGGVMIPQMPMNYSQNPYAYQYTPPHWMADQRTRAVNQNFVDCGVQTMLTVL from the exons ATG GATATCCACAAGCCCAGGAGTAGCAACCAGACTTCACCCTCCCTGAAGTTGTCAAATGGCTACATTCTGCCTGAGGGCAAACTGACTCCCAACGCCCTCTTTGTCGGTGGGATTGACATGAAG GtggatgaaaatgaaatgcGGGACTTCTTTGCCAGATATGGTGCTGTAAAGGAAGTAAAAATTATCACGTACCGTGGAGGGATCTGCAAAGG GTATGGGTTTGTGTACTTCAGTGAAGATGTCAACATTCAGTCAATCATTGAG CAACAGATTAGTTTTAAGGGCCGGAAACTCAAGCTGGGCCCTGCCATCATGAAAGAAAGGAGCTCTC GGTCCATGCCATCCCGTCTGGTTGGACCAGCTCCCTGGATGAGCCCAACACAATACTTCTACTGTACTTGCTGCTCACCCATGGGAGGGGGTATTGCACAACCTTCACCCATCCTTAGTGGAGGCAGCCCTTACAGTCAG CCATACTCCTACTCTAACTTTGGAGGAGTCATGATCCCACAGATGCCAATGAACTACTCACAGAATCCCTATGCCTaccag TACACTCCACCTCACTGGATGGCGGACCAGAGGACACGGGCTGTCAATCAG AACTTTGTGGACTGTGGAGTCCAGACTATGCTGACTGTGCTGTAG
- the dazl gene encoding deleted in azoospermia-like isoform X3: protein MDIHKPRSSNQTSPSLKLSNGYILPEGKLTPNALFVGGIDMKVDENEMRDFFARYGAVKEVKIITYRGGICKGYGFVYFSEDVNIQSIIEQQISFKGRKLKLGPAIMKERSSRSMPSRLVGPAPWPYSYSNFGGVMIPQMPMNYSQNPYAYQYTPPHWMADQRTRAVNQNFVDCGVQTMLTVL from the exons ATG GATATCCACAAGCCCAGGAGTAGCAACCAGACTTCACCCTCCCTGAAGTTGTCAAATGGCTACATTCTGCCTGAGGGCAAACTGACTCCCAACGCCCTCTTTGTCGGTGGGATTGACATGAAG GtggatgaaaatgaaatgcGGGACTTCTTTGCCAGATATGGTGCTGTAAAGGAAGTAAAAATTATCACGTACCGTGGAGGGATCTGCAAAGG GTATGGGTTTGTGTACTTCAGTGAAGATGTCAACATTCAGTCAATCATTGAG CAACAGATTAGTTTTAAGGGCCGGAAACTCAAGCTGGGCCCTGCCATCATGAAAGAAAGGAGCTCTC GGTCCATGCCATCCCGTCTGGTTGGACCAGCTCCCTGG CCATACTCCTACTCTAACTTTGGAGGAGTCATGATCCCACAGATGCCAATGAACTACTCACAGAATCCCTATGCCTaccag TACACTCCACCTCACTGGATGGCGGACCAGAGGACACGGGCTGTCAATCAG AACTTTGTGGACTGTGGAGTCCAGACTATGCTGACTGTGCTGTAG
- the dazl gene encoding deleted in azoospermia-like isoform X2: MDIHKPRSSNQTSPSLKLSNGYILPEGKLTPNALFVGGIDMKVDENEMRDFFARYGAVKEVKIITYRGGICKGYGFVYFSEDVNIQSIIEQQISFKGRKLKLGPAIMKERSSRSMPSRLVGPAPWMSPTQYFYCTCCSPMGGGIAQPSPILSGGSPYSQPYSYSNFGGVMIPQMPMNYSQNPYAYQNFVDCGVQTMLTVL; encoded by the exons ATG GATATCCACAAGCCCAGGAGTAGCAACCAGACTTCACCCTCCCTGAAGTTGTCAAATGGCTACATTCTGCCTGAGGGCAAACTGACTCCCAACGCCCTCTTTGTCGGTGGGATTGACATGAAG GtggatgaaaatgaaatgcGGGACTTCTTTGCCAGATATGGTGCTGTAAAGGAAGTAAAAATTATCACGTACCGTGGAGGGATCTGCAAAGG GTATGGGTTTGTGTACTTCAGTGAAGATGTCAACATTCAGTCAATCATTGAG CAACAGATTAGTTTTAAGGGCCGGAAACTCAAGCTGGGCCCTGCCATCATGAAAGAAAGGAGCTCTC GGTCCATGCCATCCCGTCTGGTTGGACCAGCTCCCTGGATGAGCCCAACACAATACTTCTACTGTACTTGCTGCTCACCCATGGGAGGGGGTATTGCACAACCTTCACCCATCCTTAGTGGAGGCAGCCCTTACAGTCAG CCATACTCCTACTCTAACTTTGGAGGAGTCATGATCCCACAGATGCCAATGAACTACTCACAGAATCCCTATGCCTaccag AACTTTGTGGACTGTGGAGTCCAGACTATGCTGACTGTGCTGTAG
- the dazl gene encoding deleted in azoospermia-like isoform X4, producing the protein MKVDENEMRDFFARYGAVKEVKIITYRGGICKGYGFVYFSEDVNIQSIIEQQISFKGRKLKLGPAIMKERSSRSMPSRLVGPAPWMSPTQYFYCTCCSPMGGGIAQPSPILSGGSPYSQPYSYSNFGGVMIPQMPMNYSQNPYAYQYTPPHWMADQRTRAVNQNFVDCGVQTMLTVL; encoded by the exons ATGAAG GtggatgaaaatgaaatgcGGGACTTCTTTGCCAGATATGGTGCTGTAAAGGAAGTAAAAATTATCACGTACCGTGGAGGGATCTGCAAAGG GTATGGGTTTGTGTACTTCAGTGAAGATGTCAACATTCAGTCAATCATTGAG CAACAGATTAGTTTTAAGGGCCGGAAACTCAAGCTGGGCCCTGCCATCATGAAAGAAAGGAGCTCTC GGTCCATGCCATCCCGTCTGGTTGGACCAGCTCCCTGGATGAGCCCAACACAATACTTCTACTGTACTTGCTGCTCACCCATGGGAGGGGGTATTGCACAACCTTCACCCATCCTTAGTGGAGGCAGCCCTTACAGTCAG CCATACTCCTACTCTAACTTTGGAGGAGTCATGATCCCACAGATGCCAATGAACTACTCACAGAATCCCTATGCCTaccag TACACTCCACCTCACTGGATGGCGGACCAGAGGACACGGGCTGTCAATCAG AACTTTGTGGACTGTGGAGTCCAGACTATGCTGACTGTGCTGTAG
- the rftn1a gene encoding raftlin — protein MGCRLPKLRKAEERRSPGNIYSTLRRPQVETKVGVAYTYHFLDFLLGKEEVPVSSVLCLSSVRELPVQVRELYAQGFVLVAVHPFVHPCGPRHAHIQRQLHRAVLVRETPSSEKSQLRWGRHRLETDVCVAGHQVADPEVIQSYVKRIQDVAEQGVMFVGFLQQPGGGPCFLGHWDPEELSSLHSSPSPIHRHPFSANTSPTDPTEPHHDDIESDHNHSEPQELDHDSAEHNPQDHKPLVPREPDFSPLKPIQSTELNQQESSEQIQTLQISLKESLESTNQPQDHSKPRRDTVLGCPHQSPAEAQGNQLCPSPPEAAGIIRQQRDQLPDLKESTEKHFNLSNQRDRQSSSSDSWLSSPELDRNHERKSNSTCTDGESRVTTHNNNNHIRLKSSEKDENSTSPPAQARMQLFALYNHTGDLNTSLRFYSLRVPLQVQKEAGLVTEVDTHWLDHMTQHFTSGAHLIDGFFHLGDDNDNGVSSVDSVFIFQSSAEETTNTSYDAIVVEQWTVVDGVVVKTDYIPLLQSLAQYGWKLMCVLPTPIVKTNSDGSLSTKQILFLQRPILQRKRKDFKMLNLRGRSKAKKKSSGDMQDESENRSPVMETEMDRLRKNTEEAEGRKSRDRGKSEGVSLQEGREESEEDARHQKDVSFLSGSKASVEEQEEETDIDEIPLSKQEKLVRWTDVCQRDDGGVKEEVKTEERIKQQLFSGVC, from the exons ATGGGGTGTAGGCTTCCTAAGTTGCGGAAGGCAGAAGAGAGGCGAAGCCCGGGCAATATCTACTCTACCCTTCGAAGGCCTCAGGTGGAGACTAAAGTGGGTGTGGCTTACACCTACCACTTCCTGGATTTCCTGTTGGGGAAAGAAG AGGTGCCAGTGTCATCGGTGCTTTGTCTCTCCTCGGTCAGAGAGCTACCAGTTCAGGTCAGGGAACTCTACGCTCAGGGCTTTGTCCTGGTCGCCGTCCACCCATTTGTCCATCCCTGCGGCCCTCGTCACGCGCACATCCAACGCCAGCTCCACAGGGCTGTGCTGGTCCGAGAGACGCCCAG TTCAGAGAAGAGCCAACTGAGGTGGGGAAGACATCGTCTAgagacagatgtgtgtgtggcaggtcACCAGGTGGCTGACCCAGAAGTGATCCAGAGCTATGTCAAGAGG ATCCAGGATGTAGCAGAGCAAGGGGTGATGTTTGTGGGCTTTCTCCAGCAGCCAGGCGGAGGACCCTGTTTCTTGGGGCACTGGGATCCTGAGGAGCTGTCCTCTTTACATTCAAGCCCTTCACCCATTCATCGACACCCGTTTAGTGCCAACACCAGCCCAACAGATCCTACAGAACCACATCATGATGACATAGAATCTGACCATAACCACTCTGAACCTCAAGAGTTAGATCATGACAGCGCAGAACATAACCCACAGGACCACAAGCCTTTGGTGCCAAGAGAACCAGACTTCAGTCCTCTGAAACCCATCCAGAGTACAGAGCTTAACCAACAAGAGTCCAGTGAGCAAATCCAGACCTTACAGATCAGCCTCAAAGAGTCACTAGAATCTACAAACCAACCTCAAGATCACAGCAAACCCAGGAGAGATACAGTTCTTGGGTGTCCACATCAAAGCCCAGCAGAAGCCCAAGGGAACCAGCTGTGTCCCAGCCCTCCTGAAGCTGCAGGTATAATCAGACAGCAGAGGGACCAACTACCAGACCTCAAAGAATCcacagagaaacattttaaCCTTTCCAACCAGAGAGATAGACAAAGTTCAAGCTCCGACAGCTGGCTCAGCTCTCCAGAACTGGATCGAAACCATGAAAGAAAGTCCAACTCTACCTGTACAGACGGGGAAAGCAGGGTGAcgacacacaacaacaacaaccataTCCGGCTCAAGAGTTCAGAGAAAGATGAGAATTCAACTTCACCACCAGCGCAGGCTA GGATGCAGCTCTTTGCCTTATACAATCACACAGGGGATCTGAACACTTCTCTGAGGTTCTACTCACTCAGGGTGCCACTGCAAGTACAAAAGGAAGCAGGGCTAGTCACAGAAGTTGACACACACTGGCTTGACCACATGACACAGCATTTCACCAGTGGCGCGCATCTCATTGACGGGTTCTTCCATCTTGGAGATGATAACG ACAATGGGGTTTCATCCGTGGATAGTGTGTTCATCTTCCAGAGCTCCGCAGAGGAAACCACAAACACTTCCTACGACGCCATCGTGGTTGAGCAATGGACCGTTGTTGAT GGTGTTGTGGTGAAAACAGACTACATCCCCTTGCTCCAGTCTCTGGCTCAGTATGGATGGAAGCTGATGTGTGTGTTACCCACACCAATTGTCAAGACCAACAG TGACGGGAGTCTGTCGACCAAGCAGATCCTCTTCCTTCAGAGACCCATTTTGCAACGCAAGAGAAAAGACTTCAAG ATGCTGAACCTCAGGGGTCGTAGCAAGGCAAAGAAAAAATCTTCTGGAGATATGCAAGATGAGAGCGAGAACAGGTCCCCTGTGATGGAGACAGAGATGGACAGGTTAcgaaaaaacacagaagaggCAGAGGGGAGGAAGAGCAGGGACAGGGGAAAGAGCGAAGGAGTGAGCCTTCAGGAAGGCCGTGAGGAGAGTGAAGAGGATGCACGGCATCAAAAGGACGTCTCGTTCCTATCGGGGAGCAAGGCTTCTGTTgaagagcaggaagaggaaaCCGACATTGATGAGATCCCACTGTCCAAGCAGGAGAAGTTGGTGAGATGGACAGATGTGTGTCAGAGAGATGATGGAGGGGTCAAGGAAGAGGtgaagacagaagagaggatcaaacagcagctgttttccGGTGTCTGTTGA
- the oxnad1 gene encoding oxidoreductase NAD-binding domain-containing protein 1 yields MSVPCFLSSVARSFCPPAGLLCCRILGPSSFTRRRNMSSRRQMDHLQRTANNSRQNVLYPAKVCGIINESEMVKRLRIAVHPDFTFKAGQWVDFFIPGVEKVGGFSMCSSPGLLQREGIVELAVKYTKHPPALWVHTTCTVGARVAMRVGGDFFFDLSPSDPSVDLLLVAGGVGINPLYSILLHTTDLLRLNCASGGRDYNIGSVHLCYSAKNTQELLFKSSIIEACRDFPDKFSCDFHVTQQCTDVDPHLQPFLKCGRITEDELHAHVDLQRTLCFLCGPPPMIEAISKTLMDFGLPKDRILFEKWW; encoded by the exons ATGAGCGTCCCCTGTTTCTTGTCATCAGTTGCCCGAAGCTTCTGCCCACCTGCCGGTCTCCTCTGCTGCCGGATTCTGGGCCCCAGCTCCTTCACAAG AAGAAGAAATATGTCCTCCAGAAGGCAAATGGACCATCTACAGAGAACAGCGAACAACTCCAGACAAAAT GTTCTGTATCCAGCTAAAGTATGTGGCATTATAAATGAGTCGGAGATGGTGAAACGTTTGAGAATTGCTGTCCATCCAGACTTCACCTTCAAAGCGGGACAGTG GGTAGATTTCTTCATTCCCGGCGTAGAGAAGGTGGGAGGTTTCTCCATGTGCTCCAGTCCGGGTTTGCTGCAGAGGGAAGGCATTGTTGAACTGGCTGTCAAATACACCAAACACCCCCCAGCGCTCTGGGTCCACACCACA TGTACAGTCGGCGCCCGGGTGGCAATGCGTGTCGGTGGGGACTTCTTCTTTGACCTGTCACCCTCAGACCCGTCCGTGGATTTGCTGCTGGTGGCCGGTGGCGTAGGGATCAATCCCTTGTACTCTATCCTGTTGCACACCACAGATCTGCTGCGTCTGAACTGTGCCTCTGGTGGGCGGGACTACAACATAGGCTCTGTCCACCTCTGCTACAGCGCCAAGAACACACAGGAGCTGCTCTTTAAG AGCTCCATCATTGAGGCGTGTCGGGATTTCCCTGACAAGTTCTCCTGTGACTTCCACGTCACGCAACAGTGTACAGATGTTGACCCACACCTCCAGCCATTTCTCAAGT GCGGGAGAATCACAGAGGATGAGTTGCATGCTCATGTGGACCTGCAAAGGactttgtgtttcctgtgcGGCCCCCCGCCAATGATCGAAGCAATTTCCAAAACCCTCATGGACTTTGGTCTCCCAAAAGACAGAATCCTCTTTGAGAAGTGGTGGTAG